A window from Drosophila subobscura isolate 14011-0131.10 chromosome O, UCBerk_Dsub_1.0, whole genome shotgun sequence encodes these proteins:
- the LOC117896694 gene encoding LOW QUALITY PROTEIN: protein transport protein Sec23A (The sequence of the model RefSeq protein was modified relative to this genomic sequence to represent the inferred CDS: inserted 1 base in 1 codon), with product MTTYEEFIQQNEDRDGVRLTWNVWPSSRIDASRLVVPLACLYQPLKERPDLPPIQYEPVLCTRSNCRAILNPLCQVDYRAKLWVCNFCFQRNPFPPQYAAISEQHQPAELIPGFSTIEYTITRAPTMPPVFIFLVDTCMDEEELDALKDSLQMSLSLLPPNALVGLITFGKMIQVHELGAEGCSKSYVFRGTKDLTAKQVQDMLGIGRGAAPGPQQPGQAMPGQQRPNAPAAGAPVPPAHRFLQPISQCDAALGDLLSELQRDPWPVPQGKRYLRSTGAALSIAVGLLECTYPNTGGRIMSFVGGPCSQGPGQVVDDELKHPIRSHHDIHKDNVKFMKKAIKHFDALALRAATNGHSVDIYSCALDQTGLLEMKQLCNSTGGHMVMGDSFNSSLFKQTFQRVFARDSRNDLKMAFNATLEVKCSRELKISGGIGSCVSLNVKSPSVSDVEIGMGNTVQWKLCTLNPSSTVAYFFEVVNQHAAPIPQGGRGCIQFITQYQHPSGQRRIRVTTLARNWADATTNVHHISAGFDQEAAAVLMARMVVYRAETDEGPDILRWVDRQLIRLCQKFGEYTKDDPNSFRLSQNFSLFPQFMYHLRRSQFLQVFNNSPDETTFYRHMLMREDLTQSLIMIQPILYSYSFNGPPEPVLLDTASIQADRILLMDTFFQILIYHGETIAQWRALKYQDMPEYENFKQLLQAPVDDAQEILQTRFPMPRYIDTEHXGSQARFLLSKVNPSQTHNNMYAYGQPAIGQTTDGGAPVLTDDVSLQLFMEHLKKLAVSTTT from the exons ATGACTACCTACGAGGAGTTCATCCAGCAGAACGAGGACCGCGACGGAGTGCGTCTAACGTGGAATGTGTGGCCCTCGAGTCGCATCGATGCCAGCCGCTTGGTCGTGCCACTTGCGTGTCTTTACCAGCCACTCAAGGAGCGCCCCGACTTGCCACCTATACAATATGAGCCAGTTCTATGCACACGCAGCAACTGCCGTGCCATTCTCAACCCACTCTGCCAGGTGGACTACCGTGCCAAGTTGTGGGTGTGCAACTTTTGCTTCCAGCGCAATCCC TTCCCCCCTCAATATGCGGCCATTTCGGAGCAACATCAGCCCGCTGAGCTGATCCCTGGATTCAGCACCATTGAGTACACCATTACGAGGGCCCCAACCATGCCGCCAGTCTTCATTTTCCTCGTCGACACCTGcatggacgaggaggagctggacgcACTCAAAGATTCGCTGCAGATGTCGCTCAGTCTGCTGCCGCCCAATGCGCTGGTCGGACTGATTACCTTCGGCAAGATGATCCAAGTCCACGAACTGGGAGCTGAGGGCTGCTCCAAGAGCTACGTGTTCCGCGGCACCAAGGACTTGACGGCCAAGCAGGTGCAGGATATGCTCGGCATAGGACGCGGTGCTGCGCCGGGTCCACAGCAGCCGGGCCAGGCAATGCCCGGCCAGCAGAGGCCAAATGCGCCGGCAGCTGGAGCACCTGTGCCGCCAGCACATCGTTTCCTGCAGCCGATCAGCCAGTGCGACGCGGCACTGGGTGATCTGCTGAGCGAGCTACAGCGCGACCCTTGGCCGGTGCCGCAGGGCAAGCGCTACCTGCGCTCCACGGGCGCTGCTCTTTCGATAGCAGTCGGCCTGCTGGAGTGCACCTACCCGAATACGGGTGGTCGGATTATGTCCTTCGTCGGTGGTCCTTGCTCCCAGGGCCCCGGCCAAGTGGTCGACGACGAACTGAAGCATCCCATACGCTCTCACCATGACATACACAAGGACAACGTCAAGTTCATGAAGAAGGCCATCAAGCACTTCGATGCTTTGGCGCTGCGTGCCGCCACCAATGGGCACAGCGTTGACATTTACTCGTGCGCCCTCGACCAGACGGGCCTGCTGGAGATGAAGCAGCTGTGCAACTCCACGGGCGGGCATATGGTCATGGGTGATTCGTTCAACTCGTCGCTGTTCAAGCAGACATTCCAACGCGTATTTGCGCGCGACAGTCGCAACGATCTGAAAATGGCATTCAATGCCACGCTGGAGGTGAAGTGCTCGCGCGAGCTTAAGATCTCCGGAGGCATTGGCTCGTGTGTGTCGCTGAATGTGAAGAGCCCGTCGGTGTCGGATGTGGAGATCGGCATGGGCAACACGGTGCAGTGGAAGCTGTGCACACTGAATCCCAGCTCCACGGTGGCCTACTTCTTTGAGGTGGTCAACCAGCATGCCGCACCCATACCCCAGGGCGGACGCGGTTGCATACAGTTCATAACACAGTATCAGCATCCGAGCGGACAGCGGCGCATACGCGTCACAACATTGGCCAGAAA CTGGGCTGATGCCACCACAAATGTGCATCATATCAGTGCTGGCTTTGACCAGGAAGCTGCCGCCGTGCTCATGGCACGCATGGTTGTCTATCGTGCCGAGACGGACGAGGGACCTGACATTCTGCGCTGGGTCGATCGTCAGCTAATTCGTTTG TGCCAAAAGTTCGGCGAGTATACCAAGGACGATCCGAATAGCTTCCGGCTGTCGCAGAACTTCAGTTTGTTCCCACAGTTCATGTACCATCTGCGCCGTTCGCAGTTCCTGCAGGTCTTCAACAATTCACCCGACGAGACCACATTCTACCGACACATGCTGATGCGCGAGGACCTCACCCAGTCGTTGATCATGATACAGCCGATACTCTATAGCTATTCGTTCAACGGCCCACCCGAGCCCGTGTTGCTGGACACCGCCTCGATCCAAGCGGATCGCATTCTGCTCATGGACACGTTCTTCCAGATACTCATCTATCACGGCGAAACGATTGCCCAGTGGCGTGCCCTCAAGTACCAGGACATGCCCGAGTACGAGAACTttaagcagctgctgcaggcgccCGTGGATGATGCGCAGGAGATCTTGCAGACACGTTTCCCCATGCCGCGTTACATTGACACCGAGC GGGGCTCGCAGGCGCGCTTCCTGCTCTCGAAGGTCAATCCATCGCAGACGCACAACAACATGTATGCCTATGGGCAG CCGGCCATTGGTCAGACGACG GATGGCGGAGCTCCGGTGCTCACGGACGATGTCTCGCTGCAGCTGTTCATGGAGCATCTCAAGAAGCTGGCCGTCTCCACAACCACCTGA
- the LOC117896695 gene encoding calcineurin B homologous protein 1 → MGNKSSLFLRNEEIAQIQEETGFTPNQIERLYSRFTSLDRNDCGTLSREDLMRIPELAINPLCERIVHSFFAESTDDRVNFRQFMNVLAHFRPLRDNKQSQLNSREEKLKFAFKMYDLDDDGVISRDELLSILHMMVGANISQDQLVSIAERTILEADLCCQGKISFEDFCKALDRTDVDTKMSIRFLN, encoded by the exons ATGGGCAACAAGTCATCACTGTTCCTGCGGAACGAGGAGATAGCGCAGATTCAGGAGGAAACTGGCT TTACTCCCAATCAAATCGAGCGATTGTACTCGCGCTTCACGTCGTTGGATCGCAACGACTGCGGGACCCTCTCCCGGGAGGATTTGATGCGCATCCCGGAGCTGGCCATCAATCCGCTGTGCGAGCGCATCGTTCACTCCTTCTTTGCGGAGAGCACCGACGATCGTGTGAACTTTCGGCAGTTCATGAACGTGCTGGCCCACTTCCGACCGCTGCGGGACAACAAGCAGAGCCAGCTGAACAGCCGTGAGGAGAAGCTGAAGTTCGCCTTCAAGATGTACGACctggatgatgatggtgtgATCAGCCGGGACGAGCTGCTGTCCATTCTGCACATGATGGTGGGCGCCAACATTAGCCAGGACCAGCTGGTCAGCATTGCGGAGCGCACAATCCTAGAGGCAGATCTCTGCTGCCAGGGCAAGATATCGTTCGAGGACTTTTGCAAGGCCCTCGACCGCACCGATGTCGACACAAAGATGTCCATAAGGTTTCTCAATTGA
- the LOC117899546 gene encoding mediator of RNA polymerase II transcription subunit 27 → MDKLNFALTAVKNLRSNVRQCFEHLADGTDGEGVEESRNKFVHDFQEKFGAINSQLREVEQLINGLQVPPTAYSLGNTAYLAQETSQDRQALYPQLVNSYKWIDKVHDHSFLAFNNLNQNTLRRSYNYCSQKRPRLPFSSFNNDPDHIDKLLSEINTPPHTSYRVFRPFGSNAVAIVTISNVLKAAIVFKGVLIEWVTVKGYDEPLEQDDLWAESRYEVFRKVQEHAHSAMLHFFSPTLPDLAVKSYVTWLNSHIKLFLEPCKRCSKYIANGLPPTWRDLRTLEPFHEECRNC, encoded by the exons ATGGATAAGTTAAATTTCGCTTTGACTGCCGTTAAGAACCTGCGCTCGAATGTGCGACAGTGCTTTGAGCACCTGGCCGATGGCACCGATGGCGAGGGAGTGGAAGAAAGCCGCAACAAATTTGTCCACGATTTCCAGGAGAAATTTGGAGCTATAAATTCGCAATTGCG TGAAGTGGAGCAGCTGATAAATGGTCTGCAAGTACCTCCGACGGCTTACTCTCTCGGAAACACGGCGTACCTGGCTCAGGAGACATCTCAGGACCGGCAGGCTTTGTACCCGCAGCTCGTCAACAGCTACAAGTGGATCGACAAGGTGCACGATCACAGCTTCCTGGCCTTCAACAATCTCAACCAGAACACGCTGCGGCGTTCGTACAACTACTGCTCCCAGAAGCGCCCGCGTCTGCCCTTCTCTTCGTTCAACAATGATCCGGA CCATATAGACAAACTGCTGAGCGAAATCAACACCCCGCCGCACACCTCGTATAGAGTCTTCCGTCCGTTTGGGTCCAATGCCGTGGCGATTGTCACCATCAGCAATGTGCTGAAGGCGGCCATTGTCTTCAAGGGCGTGCTGATTGAGTGGGTGACGGTCAAAGGCTACGATGAGCCGCTCGAGCAGGATGACCTGTGGGCCGAGTCCCGCTACGAGGTATTCCGCAAAGTCCAGGAGCACGCACACTCGGCCATGCTGCACTTTTTCTCCCCGACGCTGCCCGATCTGGCGGTGAAGAGCTACGTCACCTGGCTAAACAGTCACATAAAACTCTTCCTGGAGCCCTGCAAGCGCTGCAGCAAGTACATAGCCAACGGTCTGCCGCCCACCTGGCGCGATCTGCGCACCCTCGAACCCTTCCACGAAGAATGTCGCAACTGCTGA
- the LOC117899545 gene encoding LOW QUALITY PROTEIN: gametogenetin-binding protein 2-like (The sequence of the model RefSeq protein was modified relative to this genomic sequence to represent the inferred CDS: deleted 2 bases in 1 codon), with the protein MARLTKVYTTDDDDSGYVGRRHLPLVAGDKLMMLMDLNSKGLVIDSPLIRGRDLEEFSRKFRLLTEAERRQSLEIDSASFMAVLNQCVQCVGCRRRVERLYYQLTESGHRTLDPLELRDKAKLGIAEEKLKTPQALGTLLYRHHEVLNNLLDSKLRNKTRCVLHSLDAFRAKPFSETWREVWSAMKSNCRNELTIIETKELHDVLENYLKKHKFCSGCRTKIERAYKILIGEISAKEKGYAAQLYAHIRKCVPDQHIHVNTNKIEFLDALIKRAEPEVNGSYSKLRERHAKTLEIAQEEVLTCVGMIMYERLRRIYVSLREEERACQVLAAVGVHALCRSFDTFVEQKQGISNLELLYQEISRAEKAKELKRELKKLKKKKKKDEKKNLHRQCEEESTEADADADADADADAGESDDEEDDVDVDTNLEEHEELNDVGVDDGIVMEAVTLEPEPEPTPRTNDKPTKSKAKKQSKKKKQKSASKKAITKQQPRSAVSAPQHLDDEHEHLDVASCVSSNVAKLLPSAGKCDECLAPMPNCPCDVRDSGYGSDPTSHINSRTSSVVSSPEGSEVSCSDGLCNHDGPLDEDQQNGTDVAARNRFVSDILYCPATQLEHKFSLLQMWDDFDDYDKDDENCYIPEEVVLAFEYHHEEVTQQREQLRATLRANFERLCLQRGVRTEYAALSSVGH; encoded by the exons ATGGCGAGACTGACAAAAGTCTATACCACTGATGACGATGATTCTGGTTATGTTGGTCGCAGGCATTTACCCTTGGTAGCAGGCGATAAACTAATG ATGCTAATGGACCTGAACAGCAAAGGACTCGTCATCGACAGCCCCCTGATCCGGGGTCGCGACCTGGAGGAGTTTTCTCGCAAATTCAGGCTGCTCACAGAGGCCGAGCGTCGCCAGTCGCTGGAGATTGATAGCGCCAGCTTCATGGCGGTGCTAAATCAGTGTGTGCAGTGCGTAGGCTGTCGACGCCGGGTGGAGCGATTGTACTATCAGCTGACCGAGTCGGGACATCGCACGCTCGACCCGCTGGAGCTGCGAGACAAGGCCAAGCTGGGCATTGCCGAGGAGAAGCTGAAGACGCCGCAGGCCCTGGGCACGCTGCTCTATCGACATCACGAGGTACTCAACAATCTGCTCGATAGTAAATTGCGCAACAAGACGCGCTGTGTCCTCCACTCGCTGGACGCCTTCCGTGCCAAACCCTTCTCGGAGACCTGGCGAGAGGTGTGGTCTGCCATGAAGAGCAACTGCCGCAACGAGTTGACCATCATCGAGACCAAGGAGCTGCACGATGTCTTGGAGAACTATCTGAAGAAGCACAAGTTCTGCTCTGGCTGCCGTACAAAG ATTGAACGCGCCTATAAAATACTCATTGGTGAAATCTCGGCAAAGGAGAAGGGCTATGCTGCTCAGCTGTATGCGCACATACGCAAGTGTGTGCCCGACCAGCACATACACGTGAATACGAATAAAATTGAGTTCCTCGATGCCCTGATCAAGCGTGCTGAGCCAGAGGTGAACGGCAGCTACTCGAAGCTGCGCGAACGCCACGCCAAGACGCTGGAGATCGCCCAGGAGGAGGTGCTCACCTGCGTGGGTATGATCATGTACGAGCGGCTGCGTCGCATTTACGTAAGTCTGCGCGAGGAGGAGCGCGCCTGCcaagtgctggctgctgtgggcGTGCACGCACTTTGTCGCAGCTTCGATACGTTTGTGGAGCAAAAGCAGGGCATCAGCAACTTGGAGCTGCTCTACCAGGAAATCAGTCGCGCCGAGAAGGCCAAGGAGCTCAAGCGGGAGCTGAAGAAGctcaagaagaagaagaagaaggatgAGAAGAAGAACTTGCATCGCCAGTGCGAAGAAGAGAGCACGGAAGCGGACGCAGACGCTGATgcggatgcagatgcagatgccgGCGAGTCGGATGACGAGGAAGACGATGTAGATGTGGATACGAATCTGGAGGAACATGAGGAGCTAAACGATGTAGGTGTCGACGATGGCATTGTCATGGAGGCGGTAACTCTcgagcccgagccagagccaacgCCTCGCACCAATGACAAGCCAACGAAATCGAAAGCGAAGAAGCAAtcgaagaagaagaagcagaagtcTGCCTCCAAAAAAGCCATCACGAAGCAACAGCCGAGATCTGCAGTCTCGGCTCCTCAGCACCTGGATGATGAGCACGAGCACTTGGATGTCGCCAGTTGCGTTTCATCGAACGTTGCCAAGCTGCTGCCCAGC GCTGGCAAATGTGACGAATGTTTGGCCCCCATGCCAAACTGTCCGTGCGATGTGCGCGACTCTGGCTATGGCAGCGATCCCACGTCGCACATTAATTCCCGTACCTCCAGCGTGGTCTCGTCACCCGAGGGCTCGGAGGTCTCGTGCTCAGACGGACTGTGTAATCACGATGGACCCCTGGACGAGGATCAGCAGAATGGCACGGATGTGGCAGCACGCAACCGCTTCGTCTCTGATATACTCTACTGCCCCGCTACGCAGTTGGAGCACAAGTTTTCATTGTTGCAGATGTGG GACGACTTTGACGACTACGATAAGGACGATGAAAACTGTTACATTCCCGAAGAGGTGGTGCTGGCCTTCGAGTATCACCACGAGGAGGTGACCCAGCAGCGTGAGCAACTCCGTGCCACATTGCGCGCCAACTTTGAGCGCCTGTGCCTGCAGCGTGGTGTGCGTACAGAATATGCTGCCCTCTCCTCAGTTGGCCATTAA
- the LOC117899542 gene encoding DNA damage-binding protein 1, translating into MSHHYVVTAQKPTAVVACLTGNFTSPTDLNLIIARNNQVEIDLVTPEGLRPLKEININGTVAVMRHFRPPDSNKDLLFILTRRYNVMILEARMVNDCITVITKANGNVSDSAGIPSEGGVIAAIDPKARVIGMCLYQGLFTIIPMDKEASELKATNLRMDELNVYDVEFLHGCLNPTVIVIHKDNDGRHVKSHEINLREKEFMKIAWKQDNVETEATMLIPVPSPIGGVIVIGRESIVYHDGSNYHAVAPLTFRQSTINCYARVDGKGLRYLLGNMDGQLYMLFLGTSETSKGVTVKDIKVEKLGEISIPECITYLDNGFLYIGARHGDSQLVRLSSEAIEGSYVIPVENFTNLAPILDIAVVDLDRQGQGQIITCSGSFKDGSLRIIRIGIGIQEHACIDLPGIKGMWSLKVGIDDSPYENTLVLAFVGHTRILTLSGEEVEETEIPGFASDLQTFLCANVEHDQLIQVTSDSVRLVKSATKALICEWRPEGDRSIGVVSCNSTQIVLASARDIFYIIIEDGRLVEKARKTLAYEVACLDITPLDETQNKSDLIAVGLWTDISAVILSLPDLETIYTEKLSGEIIPRSILMTTFEGIHYLLCALGDGSMYYFIMDQATGQLTDKKKVTLGTQPTTLRTFRSFATTNVFACSDRPTVIYSSNHKLVFSNVNLKEVNHMCSLNAQAYPDSLALATKNSVILGTIDEIQKLHIRTVPLGEGPRRIAYQEASQTFAVSTLRIDVHGRGGAKPLRNSASTQAQNITCSSNILPKPGGNNSTAANAEVGQEIDVHNLLVIDQNTFEVLHAHQFVAPETISSLMSAKLGDDPNTYYVVATSLVIPDEPEPKVGRIIIFHYHENKLTQVAETKVDGTCYALVEFNGKVLAGIGSFVRLYEWTNEKELRMECNIQNMIAALYLKAKGDFILVGDLMRSITLLQHKQMEGIFVEIARDCEPKWMRAVEILDDDTFLGSETNGNLFVCQKDSAATTDEERQLLPELARFHLGDTVNVFRHGSLVMQNVGERTTPINGCVLYGTCNGAIGIVTQIPQDFYDFLHGLEERLKKIIKSVGKIEHTYYRNFQINTKVEPSEGFIDGDLIESFLDLSRDKMRDAVLGLELTLNGERKGADVEDVIKIVEDLTRMH; encoded by the exons ATGTCGCATCACTACGTGGTGACAGCGCAAAAGCCCACAGCGGTTGTGGCCTGTTTAACCG GCAACTTTACATCGCCCACAGACCTGAATCTGATTATTGCCCGCAACAACCAGGTCGAGATTGACCTCGTCACGCCGGAGGGTCTGCGCCCGCTCAAGGAGATCAACATAAATGGCACTGTTGCAGTTATGCGCCACTTCCGGCCACCGGATAGCAACAAGGATCTGCTCTTCATACTGACTCGTCGCTACAATGTCATGATACTGGAGGCGCGCATGGTCAACGACTGCATCACCGTCATAACcaaggcaaatggcaatgtCTCGGACTCGGCGGGCATACCCTCGGAGGGTGGTGTCATTGCTGCCATTGATCCCAAGGCACGAGTTATTGGCATGTGCCTGTACCAGGGGCTGTTCACCATCATACCCATGGACAAGGAGGCCAGCGAGCTAAAGGCCACCAATTTGAG aATGGACGAACTGAACGTGTACGACGTGGAGTTCCTGCACGGCTGCCTCAATCCCACAGTCATAGTCATCCACAAGGACAACGATGGACGGCACGTCAAGTCGCATGAGATTAACCTGCGCGAAAAGGAATTCATGAAGATTGCCTGGAAGCAGGACAATGTCGAAACGGAAGCCACAATGCTCATACCCGTGCCGTCGCCCATTGGAGGTGTGATTGTCATAGGCCGTGAATCGATTGTCTATCATGATGGCAGCAATTACCATGCCGTGGCGCCGCTCACCTTCCGCCAGAGCACCATCAACTGCTATGCGCGTGTGGATGGCAAGGGACTGCGTTACCTGCTGGGCAACATGGACGGCCAGCTGTACATGCTCTTCCTGGGCACATCCGAGACGAGCAAGGGCGTCACtgtcaaggacatcaaggtgGAGAAACTGGGCGAGATCTCTATACCAGAGTGCATTACATACTTGGACAATGGTTTCCTGTACATAGGCGCACGCCATGGCGACTCGCAGCTGGTGCGCCTCAGCTCGGAGGCCATCGAGGGCTCCTATGTCATACCCGTGGAGAATTTCACGAATCTTGCGCCCATTCTGGACATTGCTGTCGTTGATTTGGATCGCCAGGGACAGGGTCAGATCATCACGTGCTCTGGCAGCTTCAAGGATGGCTCCCTGCGCATCATTCGCATTGGCATTGGGATTCAGGAGCATGCGTGCATCGATCTGCCGGGGATCAAGGGCATGTGGTCCCTGAAGGTGGGCATCGACGACAGTCCCTACGAGAATACTCTGGTGTTGGCCTTTGTGGGACACACAAGAATTCTGACATTGTCGGGCGAGGAAGTGGAGGAAACGGAGATACCCGGCTTTGCCAGCGATCTGCAAACATTTCTCTGCGCCAATGTGGAACATGATCAG CTCATTCAAGTCACCTCGGACAGCGTGCGTTTGGTTAAGAGCGCCACAAAAGCTTTGATCTGCGAGTGGCGACCGGAGGGCGATCGCTCCATTGGTGTTGTCTCCTGCAACAGCACACAGATTGTGCTGGCCTCGGCACGCGACATCTTCTACATCATCATTGAGGATGGTCGTCTCGTAGAGAAGGCGCGCAAGACCCTCGCGTATGAGGTGGCCTGCTTGGACATAACTCCCTTGGACGAAACGCAAAACAAATCCGATTTGATAGCCGTTGGCTTGTGGACAGATATATCCGCGGTGATCCTATCGCTGCCCGATCTGGAGACTATTTACACGGAGAAGCTGAGCGGAGAGATCATACCCCGCTCCATTCTGATGACCACCTTCGAGGGCATTCACTATTTGCTCTGCGCTTTGGGCGATGGTTCGATGTATTACTTCATTATGGACCAGGCCACCGGACAGCTGACGGACAAGAAGAAGGTCACGCTGGGCACTCAGCCCACAACGTTGCGCACCTTCCGTTCGTTTGCCACGACCAATGTGTTTGCCTGCTCCGATCGGCCGACGGTCATCTATTCGTCGAACCACAAGCTCGTCTTCTCCAACGTTAATCTGAAGGAGGTCAATCACATGTGCTCGCTGAACGCCCAGGCCTATCCGGACAGCTTGGCGCTGGCCACGAAGAACTCGGTTATATTGGGCACCATTGATGAGATCCAGAAGCTGCACATCCGCACGGTGCCGCTGGGCGAGGGTCCGCGTCGCATTGCGTACCAGGAGGCGTCGCAAACCTTTGCCGTGTCCACGCTGCGCATCGATGTGCACGGACGCGGTGGGGCCAAGCCGCTGCGCAACAGCGCCTCCACGCAGGCGCAGAATATCACTTGCAGTTCGAATATCTTGCCCAAGCCGGGCGGCAACAATTCGACGGCAGCCAATGCGGAGGTTGGCCAGGAGATTGACGTGCACAACCTGCTGGTGATTGATCAGAATACGTTCGAGGTGCTGCATGCGCATCAGTTTGTCGCCCCCGAGACTATATCCTCGCTGATGTCAGCCAAGCTGGGCGACGACCCAAACACGTACTATGTGGTGGCCACCTCGCTGGTCATTCCCGACGAACCGGAGCCGAAGGTGGGACGCATTATTATATTCCACTATCACGAAAACAAGCTGACACAAGTGGCGGAGACCAAAGTGGATGGCACTTGCTACGCTTTGGTGGAGTTTAACGGCAAAGTCTTGGCCGGCATTGGCAGCTTTGTGCGGCTGTACGAGTGGACCAACGAGAAGGAGCTGCGCATGGAGTGCAACATCCAAAATATGATTGCGGCGTTGTATTTAAAGGCCAAGGGGGACTTCATCCTGGTGGGCGATCTGATGCGCTCCATtacgctgctgcagcacaagCAAATGGAGGGCATCTTTGTGGAAATTGCACGCGACTGCGAGCCAAAGTGGATGCGTGCCGTGGAGATACTCGACGATGACACGTTTCTGGGCTCGGAGACGaatggcaatttgtttgtctgccaGAAGGATAG TGCCGCCACCACCGATGAGGAGCGTCAACTGTTGCCAGAGCTGGCGCGTTTCCATCTCGGCGATACGGTGAACGTTTTCCGGCATGGCTCGTTGGTCATGCAGAATGTGGGCGAACGCACCACGCCCATCAATGGCTGTGTGCTGTATGGCACGTGTAATGGCGCCATTGGCATTGTCACCCAAATACCGCAGGACTTTTACGACTTTCTGCACGGGCTGGAGGAGCGTCTGAAGAAGATTATCAAGTCGGTGGGCAAAATCGAGCACACGTATTATCGCAATTTCCAAATCAACACCAAAGTGGAGCCCAGCGAAGGATTCATCGATGGAGATCTGATAGAGAGCTTCTTGGACCTGAGTCGCGACAAGATGCGAGATGCTGTGCTGGGCTTAGAG TTAACACTCAACGGGGAGCGTAAGGGCGCGGATGTGGAGGATGTCATCAAAATCGTGGAGGACCTCACTCGCATGCACTGA